One part of the Pseudomonadota bacterium genome encodes these proteins:
- a CDS encoding GxxExxY protein, whose product LLIENTVVIELKSVEEVKPVHKKQLLTYLRLMEKPVGLLINFNEIMLKNGITRIVNNYAPTGAVSLP is encoded by the coding sequence CTTCTTATCGAAAACACGGTTGTTATAGAACTTAAATCAGTAGAAGAAGTAAAACCTGTTCATAAGAAACAACTTCTTACCTATCTTAGATTGATGGAAAAACCTGTGGGCCTGCTGATCAACTTTAATGAAATAATGCTGAAAAACGGTATTACACGGATAGTTAACAATTACGCACCGACAGGTGCTGTGAGTTTACCCTGA